The segment CTGCTCTTCCAGCTCCAGTCCCCTCCCAGCCCGCCTACGCCATGAGACCCGAACGGACTCCCACCGGCTTCTGCCAGGACGAGGGCGGCTTCCTCTTCCCGCACCCGTGCGGCCGGCCCGCCTCCGCGAGCTGCATGCGCTGCGGGAAGCTCGTCTGTGGCAGGCACCTCAGCACCGTGGACGCGGAGCTCGTCTGCTCCACGTGCGCCCGCGAGGACTCGGACGACGACTCCGAGGACGAGACGCAGACGTCGGCCCGGGAGGACGAGGACGACCCGAGCTACTACTACGAGGACTACGGCTACTACGGCCCCGGCTCCTCGCTGGGTGGGGACAAGGGCCACGACCCGAACGACTTCACCGAGGCAGACGGCGAGAGCCTCCGCCACGAGGATGACGCCTCCTTCGAGGAGGACCTGGGCGGGAGCTGATGACCGGGCTTCGCTGGCTCGTCTACGCGCTCGGCGGTGGGATGGGGCACCTCACCCGTGCCGGTGCGCTCGCCCGCATGGCCGCGCGCCAGGGCCATGCCGTCACGGTGCTCACCAACAGCCCGTTCGCCCCGGGCCTCCCGCTGGAGGACGTGCTGGGACCCGGCGTCTGGGTGGAGCGGCTGGGCGCGGCGCTGGACAAGCGCGCTGTGAGTGCGGCCGTGGCGCGGTGGCTCCAGGATGCGCGCCCGGACGTGCTCGTCGTGGACACGTTCCCGCGAGGGCTGGGCGGAGAGCTGGCGCCGCTGCTGCCCGGGCTTCGCGCGCGGAAGGTGCTCGTCCACCGGGACCTGAATCCCACGTACGTGGAGCGGTTCGGCCTCGCTCACGCGGTGGAGGCCTTCGACCTGCTGCTGGTGCCGGGGGAGGACGCGCCCTTCGCGAGCCATCCGCGCGCGGTGCGGACCGCGCCCTGGCTGCTGTTGGAGGCCGGGGAGTTGCTGCCTCGTGAGGAGGCCCGCATGCGGCTGGGCGTCGCGGAGGCGGACGCGCGGCCGGTGGTGGCGGTGATGGGGTGTGGCACGCCCGCGGAGGTGGACGAGGCGGGGGCCATTGCTTCACGCCTCCAGGCGAGGCTGGGAGACGCGGCCCGCGTGCGGTGGCTGGTGCCTCCAGGGGGCTCGGGTTCGCTGGGGGCGCTCGGCGTGAGGGTGTGGCCCGCGCTGGCCGTGCTCCCGGGGGTGGACGTGCTGGTGGGCGCGGGCGGGTACAACACCGTCCAGGAGGCGCGTGCGACGGGGACACCCTTCGTCGCCCTGGCGCGCTCGCGGCTCTACGACCGGCAGGCCCTGCGGCTTCGGCCGGACGAGCTCGCCGGCAGTGTGGAGGCGCTGGAGGCGCGGGCCGAGGTGCTCGCGCGCTCCCGTCCTGCGCGTGGGGCCGGGCCCTCCGGCTCCTCCGGCACCCGGGACGCGGTGGCGCTCATCGAGCGCCTCCCGCTCAGTGCTTGAGGTCCTTGTGTCCCGGCGCCGGGTCGATGCCGTGCGCCATGACGAAGTGGTAGAGCACCTGCGGGTCTTCCTTCGGCCCGCCCATCAGCTCCACCAGGTAGTGCCCCTGGGCAGCGGTGTCCGGGTCGGGGACGACGTTGACCTCCGTCACCTCGCGGCCGGCCATCACCAGCTCGCCCACCAGCATCTTGCCCTTGAGCACCTGGACGATGTGCTGGCGCTCCTCTTCCAGCAGCGCCCAGTGGAAGTCGTCGTGGTCGTAGAGCATCGCGTCGACAGAGCCACACCGCAGGACGCAGTGGGTGTGTTCCTGGAGCCAGCGCCAGAAGCCATCGAATTTGAGGGTGCGTTGTTGCTGGGGGAGCATGTCCATGGAGACCTCGCACGTGGCCCAGGGCGCTTGCCTGCCACGTCTGCCCTCCCTAGCACGGTCGGACGCGGGAGGGGCTGGCGGCGTGCGCAGAACCTCACGTCGGGCCTGCTCGCTGTCCAGTCCGCGAATCCCCCGCGTGGCGGGCTTGTTCCTCCAGTCAGGAAGGGGGCGCAGTCCCGTATCGCCCCGGGTTCCGGGAGGACCGCGCGTGAGAGTTCCGTTCAGTGGCGACACCTGTCGGATGCCTCATGGGGAGGCCGCATGAGCCTGCGCTCCTGGCTCGCGGCCACCATGGGTGTGCTGGCGTTCCTCACGCTGGCGGCCGCCACCTCGCTCGTCGCGCTGACGAGCGTGATGAAGCGCTCGGCCGACACGCTGGCCAGCTCCGTGGAAGGCGTCCGGCTCGCCGAGGAGGTCGAGGTCGGCCTGCTCGCCCATGCCCGGCTGGTCAGGGAAGGGCTGACCTCGGTGCCCATGGGCACGGGCCGTGCCACGCGTGGGGAGCTCGAAGCCTCCGTGGGGCCCCAGCTCGAGGAGCTGCGGCGCATCGCCGCGACGGAGCACGAGCGGGTCCTGCTGGGCGAGGTGATGGAGCACGTCTCGGACTACTTCGCCGTGCAGCAGGGCCCGTCGCGGGGCCGGGCGGCCAACGTCGGGCCTCCGCTCGAGGCCGCGCTGAACGGGCTGGAGCAGGTCATCGAAATCAACGTGAGCGAGGCCCGCGTCGCGCGGGAGGCGGCCGAGCGGTGGAACGGCGTGGCCGACACCGTGGGCCTGGTGCTGGGCGCGCTGGTGCTGCTGGGCGTGGTGGCCGTCACCCTGCTGCTGCGGCGCATCGCGCTCCAGCCGCTGCGGGACATCAGCCAGGCGATGCGCCGGTTCGGCTCCGGGCGCAAGCGCACCCGCGCGCCCGAGGCCGGGCCCGCGGAGCTGCGCGACATGGCGCGCACCTTCAACGAGATGGCCAACAGCCTGGCGCACCAGCAGGAGCAACAGCTCTCCTTCCTGGCCGGTGTGGCGCACGAGCTGCGCAACCCGCTGTCCGCGCTGAAGCTGTCCACCGCGCTGTCGGACCGGAGCCGTGCGTCGCTCACGCCGGAACGCATGGAGCGGACGCTGGCGCTGGTGGGGCGGCAGGTGGAGCGGCTGGACCGGATGGTGGGGGACCTGCTGGATTCCACACGCATCGAGGCGGGCAAGCTGGAGCTCCAGCTGGAGGTGCGCGATGCGTGCGACCTGGCCCGCGAGGTGGTGGAACTGTACCGCTCTGGCGACAGCGGGCATGTGCTGCAGCTGTCCCTGCCGGAGACGCCCGTGCTGGTGCGCGCGGACCCGGCGCGGCTGGAGCAGGTGCTGCACAACCTGGTCAGCAACGCGCTGAAGTACTCACCGGCGGGCAGCCGTGTGGATGTGGCCGTGCGCCGTGAGAAGGGGGAGGCGTTCCTGTCGGTGACGGACCAGGGCATCGGCATCTCCGAGGAGGAGCTGCACCTGCTCTTCGTGCCGTTCCGGCGCACCGGCAATGCGCGCCAGCGGGCTCCGGGCGTGGGGCTGGGGTTGTCGGTGGCCCGCCGCATCGTCGAGGCGCATGGGGGCCGCATCGAGGTGGCCAGCAAGCCCGGCGCGGGCTCGGTGTTCAACGTGGTGCTCGCGCTGGCCGCCGTGGAGGCGCGGCGCCCCGAGGAGGCGGAGCCGTCCAGCCCGATGCCTCCGGCGGGCACGCTGCACTGAGGGTTGCCCGTGATGGGCTCCCCCGCCTCCCGGCGCCCAAGCGTTGCCTGCCGCGCGTCGGCCCGGAGAGGCAGGATGCGTCCAGGCGGGCCCGGAAGTACCTTCCGGGCCACACCATGGGAGTTCGCCGGAACATGAAGACCCTGCGCCGAGTCGCGCCGCTCGCAGCCCTCCTGTCCCTGGGGGCGTGTGCCTCCCGCCAGCAGGTGCCGCCCACCACCCCCGCTCCCGCGCCCTCCCAGGCCGCGGCCTCTGTCGTCCAGTCCACGGAAGGCGGCTTCTCCGTCGCCATCCCCGGTCCTGTCAGCGAGGAGCGCCGCTCCCAGGCCACCGAGGTCGGCGAGGTGACACTCCACACCTTCATCGCCGTCCGTCCCGAGGCCGACACCGCCTACTACGTCTCCTACACGGACTTCCCCGCCGCCGCGGTGTCCCAGGCCGACCCGCGCGATGTCGTCGCCCGCGCCAGCCACGGCGCCCTGGAGGCACTGGGCGCCACCGGCCTCTCCTCGCGCCCCCTCATGCTCGAGGGCTTCCCCGGCTGGGAGGTCGAGGGCGTCTCCGGCCCCCGCCACCTGCGCGGCCGCTTCTTCCTCGTGGGCCCGCGCCTCTACCAGCAGCTGCTCCTCCACCCCGAGGGCAAGCCGCCCCAGGACGCCGAGCGCTTCTTCGAGTCCTTCCGCCTGGACCCGCGGGTCACCGCCATGCTCACCGGCGCGCGCCGCTCCTGAGGCGCCGCTCCGTCAGGGCGGGTGCGGCGGCAGGCGCACCGTGAAGGTCGTCCCCGTCTCCTCCGAGGAGCTCACCGCGAGCCCTCCGCCATGTGCCCGCACGATTTCGTGCGCGATGTAGAGCCCCAGCCCCAGCCCGCGCCGCCCCGACCGCTGCGTGCCCTGGCGGAAGGGCTCGAAGAGGTGCGCGCGCAGCTCCGGCGGAATCGCCGTGCCCTCGTTGTGGACCTCCAGCACGGCGGTGGTGCCCTCCGCGCGCAGCGTCACCGTCACCGGCGTGCCCTCGGGGCTGTGCTGGAGCGCGTTGCCCACCAGGTTGGACACCACCTGCGTCAGCCGATGCCGGTCCCACCGCCCCGGAGGCAGCGGCGCCAGCTGGCTGCGCAGCTCGCGTGCGGGCCAGGCCACCTCCAGCTCCTCCACCACCTCCTGGCAGAGCGCCTCCAGCCGTGTGGGCACCGGCTCCAGCAGGAAGCCGTCT is part of the Pyxidicoccus xibeiensis genome and harbors:
- a CDS encoding serine/threonine protein kinase codes for the protein MDMLPQQQRTLKFDGFWRWLQEHTHCVLRCGSVDAMLYDHDDFHWALLEEERQHIVQVLKGKMLVGELVMAGREVTEVNVVPDPDTAAQGHYLVELMGGPKEDPQVLYHFVMAHGIDPAPGHKDLKH
- a CDS encoding sensor histidine kinase gives rise to the protein MSLRSWLAATMGVLAFLTLAAATSLVALTSVMKRSADTLASSVEGVRLAEEVEVGLLAHARLVREGLTSVPMGTGRATRGELEASVGPQLEELRRIAATEHERVLLGEVMEHVSDYFAVQQGPSRGRAANVGPPLEAALNGLEQVIEINVSEARVAREAAERWNGVADTVGLVLGALVLLGVVAVTLLLRRIALQPLRDISQAMRRFGSGRKRTRAPEAGPAELRDMARTFNEMANSLAHQQEQQLSFLAGVAHELRNPLSALKLSTALSDRSRASLTPERMERTLALVGRQVERLDRMVGDLLDSTRIEAGKLELQLEVRDACDLAREVVELYRSGDSGHVLQLSLPETPVLVRADPARLEQVLHNLVSNALKYSPAGSRVDVAVRREKGEAFLSVTDQGIGISEEELHLLFVPFRRTGNARQRAPGVGLGLSVARRIVEAHGGRIEVASKPGAGSVFNVVLALAAVEARRPEEAEPSSPMPPAGTLH